A window from Drosophila nasuta strain 15112-1781.00 chromosome 3, ASM2355853v1, whole genome shotgun sequence encodes these proteins:
- the LOC132792741 gene encoding uncharacterized protein LOC132792741, giving the protein MDNGHKVASTKAERCCCNCKQKLDPHQIFEENIEDIAKSLAQIMVICGINTNKSCNAKSIIKRAFVYHEKIRTRCPPTAPQNTHLHRDDMLQALRIKCEMESVEAMLTYAIIKRAFKAFFHGKPDRTISNPIVDAMVIHKQKSAWLHAAYKTAKIFDNYKTAFFWAHKSYEKQINQVYRGLYDRMSARSNPLMMPTCACRNCSKKEIPGHPKPGEKVRDKFKLADCADLPKECILCGLQVPKAMPGVRVKRPRPIVNHELKLPRCHNCNSPLLICECNIDELTGELYGECGQDSYKVKWYRLEDQQPQKSSKKVATEDDGDTSYEDAEEPSVDWENHHCPIDCVHDSASESSNVCHSDPISSSIVDETSSSFTTCSDADSLDIVDKLEKYLNKLWADDVAAQRNPNTYLSKTVFPPKAPSEPCKR; this is encoded by the coding sequence atggaCAATGGACATAAAGTTGCCAGCACTAAAGCGGagcgttgctgttgcaactgcaagCAGAAGCTCGATCCGCATCAGATTTTTGAGGAGAACATTGAAGATATTGCCAAAAGTTTGGCACAGATAATGGTCATCTGTGGCATCAATACCAACAAATCCTGCAATGCCAAATCGATCATCAAGCGTGCCTTTGTCTACCACGAAAAGATCCGGACACGTTGTCCGCCGACGGCGCCTCAGAATACACATCTGCATCGGGATGACATGTTGCAAGCGTTGCGCATCAAGTGTGAAATGGAAAGTGTTGAGGCGATGCTCACCTATGCGATCATTAAGCGTGCCTTCAAGGCTTTCTTTCACGGCAAACCGGATAGGACGATCAGCAATCCAATTGTGGATGCCATGGTGATACACAAGCAGAAGTCCGCCTGGTTGCATGCCGCATACAAGACGGCCAAGATCTTTGACAACTACAAGACGGCGTTCTTCTGGGCCCACAAGTCCTatgaaaagcaaatcaatCAGGTCTACCGTGGTCTATATGACCGCATGAGTGCTCGCTCGAATCCGCTAATGATGCCAACTTGTGCGTGCCGCAATTGCTCGAAGAAGGAGATACCCGGACATCCGAAGCCGGGAGAAAAGGTTCGCGACAAGTTCAAGCTAGCGGATTGCGCTGATCTGCCCAAGGAATGCATTCTCTGCGGCCTCCAAGTGCCTAAGGCAATGCCTGGTGTGAGGGTGAAGCGACCACGCCCCATTGTCAACCATGAACTGAAGCTGCCACGTTGCCACAACTGCAATTCACCGCTGCTGATCTGTGAGTGCAACATCGATGAGCTAACGGGCGAGTTGTATGGCGAGTGTGGTCAGGATTCGTACAAGGTCAAGTGGTATCGCTTGGAGGATCAGCAGCCGCAGAAGTCATCGAAGAAAGTTGCCACTGAAGATGATGGCGATACAAGCTATGAGGATGCCGAGGAGCCTTCGGTTGATTGGGAGAATCATCATTGTCCCATCGATTGTGTGCATGACAGCGCCAGTGAATCctcaaatgtttgccattcGGATCCCATCTCCAGTTCGATTGTGGATGAAACTAGTTCCTCGTTTACCACTTGCTCTGATGCCGATAGCTTGGATATTGTAGACAAGTTGGAAAAGTATCTGAACAAGTTGTGGGCGGATGATGTTGCCGCTCAACGTAATCCAAATACGTACTTGTCAAAGACTGTGTTTCCACCTAAGGCGCCCTCCGAGCCTTGCAAACGCTAG
- the LOC132791436 gene encoding alpha-(1,3)-fucosyltransferase C, producing the protein MPADKILSDKLDAQLDNESAKETLLQRHHSVHLLPNNEVSNPSKPTPTYSRSRSMNPYHYVGGHLNRIIIRCILILCIISLILHLMPHHRLSTAISHKSNGLAILIWNESEDAPDWTPLQCGCLVTANRNYYKGNIDAVVVNVDRPYSLHQLKDIKHTPNYLMVLASTSPLSLAQNPLYDHDNSPFNFTMSYRLDSDLVWSSHYFSRLGEIGTRVQQFDGPNENFMETWTVQQQYDFRIKLKRKHLLAVYMMYSVNDYSLPESLYLQELRNHIELDAFMGCNQYQDCSHYKFMLIFDPSVCPDFVHPQFYMALANFVVPVLIGGSNLTQLAPPGSYISSQQFNSPKDLAQHLKQVAEEPMLYEQFFWWHSKYRLQQIKQPYCELCHRLQQQPRPHRNPDAFLQWWTQYQCSNSTNRLGWSA; encoded by the exons ATGCCAGCAGACAAAATTCTTAGCGATAAACTTGATGCCCAGTTGGACAACGAATCAGCCAAGGAAACATTGCTTCAACGGCATCATTCCGTCCACCTTCTACCCAACAATGAAGTATCCAATCCATCGAAGCCAACACCAACTTATTCCCGTTCCCGTTCAATGAATCCTTATCACTACGTTGGCGGTCATCTCAATAGAATCATTATAAGATGTATTCTAATCTTATGCATAATCAGCTTGATTTTGCATTTGATGCCACATCATCGTCTAAGCACCGCAATTAGTCACAAATCCAACGGATTAGCTATACTCATTTGGAATGAATCAGAAGATGCTCCCGATTGGACGCCACTGCAATGCGGTTGCCTGGTGACCGCCAATCGTAATTATTACAAAGGAAAcattgatgctgttgttgtcaacgTGGATCGTCCTTACTCTCTACATCAGCTGAAGGATATCAAGCACACACCCAACTATCTGATGGTGTTGGCAAGCACATCTCCCTTGAGTCTGGCACAAAATCCACTTTATGATCATGACAACTCTCCGTTTAACTTTACAATGAGCTACCGCCTAGATTCGGATTTAGTTTGGTCATCGCATTATTTCTCTAGACTCGGTGAGATCGGTACTCGAGTGCAGCAATTTGATGGGCCAAATGAGAACTTTATGGAAACGTGGACAGTGCAGCAGCAATATGATTTCCGCATCAAACTGAAGAGAAAACACTTGCTAGCTGTCTACATGATGTACTCAGTGAATGATTATTCGCTGCCCGAAAGTCTTTATCTGCAGGAACTGCGCAACCACATCGAACTCGATGCGTTTATGGGCTGCAATCAGTATCAAGA CTGCTCTCACTACAAGTTCATGCTGATCTTCGATCCCAGCGTATGTCCGGACTTTGTGCACCCTCAGTTCTACATGGCGCTGGCTAACTTTGTGGTGCCCGTGCTCATTGGTGGCAGCAATCTAACGCAACTTGCACCACCCGGCTCCTACATTAGCAGTCAGCAATTCAACTCACCCAAAGACTTGGCTCAGCATCTGAAGCAAGTTGCTGAAGAACCAATGTTGTACGAACAATTCTTCTGGTGGCATTCGAAGTATCGGCTGCAGCAGATCAAACAACCTTACTGCGAACTGTGTCATCGactacaacagcagccgcGACCACATCGCAATCCTGACGCGTTCCTCCAGTGGTGGACTCAATACCAATGTTCGAATAGCACCAACCGCTTGGGTTGGTCGGCCTGA
- the LOC132791438 gene encoding alpha-(1,3)-fucosyltransferase C-like: MANNQEIELTELQKVETPRTRNEDIQAATDADIDGEVSIYTRPRPRPSVRASRRNPWNLLNGRFMLVLKWIFCLCVILLLIYLMPRTYQNNIDNQLKTPTVVIWNEGLEDYKCPCIITGRNYASLIIDAVIVNADRPYSLLGLEKISHTENFLLVFAAKNPLIIAQNPLTEYSPYYFNFTMSYRLDSDIRLAEYYFSTLTLQPVIKFDQPDRNFMMNTEMKSTLCHRLEGKEFLAGYISFNDSYTTRSQIVYLENLQQHMNLTDIQNCAIVNDCSSYKFMLIFEPTSCPDFVNLHIYKAMLNFVVPVVISPGNISQLVPPGSYIDGADFVSAKRLAQFLIKVSAESHLYAQYFWWHSKYQLNQIREPYCSICAELKKPKRQRQPEEFSKWWTQYKCQVNNYYF, from the exons aTGGCAAACAATCAAGAAATTGAGTTGACGGAACTGCAAAAAGTGGAAACACCTCGGACCCGAAATGAAGATATCCAAGCAGCGACTGATGCAGACATTGATGGTGAAGTATCAATATATACACgaccacgcccacgcccaagTGTTCGCGCCTCCCGCCGCAATCCATGGAATCTATTAAACGGTCGTTTTATGTTAGTTCTGAAGTGGATCTTCTGTCTATGCGTAATTCTTTTGCTCATTTACTTGATGCCGCGGACTTATCAAAACAACATCGACAATCAACTAAAAACACCAACGGTTGTTATATGGAATGAGGGATTGGAGGATTATAAATGTCCCTGCATAATAACGGGACGTAATTATGCCAGTTTAATAATAGATGCTGTCATCGTTAATGCGGATCGACCCTACTCTTTGTTGGGTTTGGAGAAGATTTCGCATACAGAAAACTTTCTACTTGTGTTTGCAGCAAAGAATCCATTGATTATTGCACAGAATCCACTAACGGAGTATAGTCCATATTACTTTAACTTTACCATGAGCTATCGCTTGGACTCGGATATAAGATTAGCTGAATACTATTTCTCAACACTGACTCTTCAACCAGTCATCAAATTTGATCAGCCGGACAGGAATTTTATGATGAATACGGAAATGAAATCTACGCTTTGTCATCGCCTGGAGGGAAAAGAATTCCTTGCAGGCTATATATCGTTCAATGATAGCTATACTACCAGATCACAGATTGTTTACTTGGAGAATCTGCAGCAGCACATGAATCTTACCGACATTCAAAACTGCGCAATCGTCAATGA CTGCTCGTCCTACAAATTTATGCTGATATTTGAGCCTACTTCCTGCCCGGACtttgtaaatttacatatatataaggcCATGCTGAACTTTGTGGTGCCCGTGGTCATTAGTCCTGGAAATATTAGCCAACTCGTTCCTCCCGGATCTTACATAGATGGAGCCGATTTTGTGTCAGCCAAAAGATTAGCACAGTTTTTAATCAAAGTCAGCGCAGAATCACATTTATATGCACAATATTTCTGGTGGCATTCAAAGTATCAGCTCAACCAAATAAGAGAACCCTATTGTTCTATCTGTGCTGAACTGAAGAAGCCGAAGAGACAGCGTCAACCCGAAGAGTTCTCCAAGTGGTGGACACAATACAAGTGTCAAGTTAATAACTATTATTTCTAA